One segment of Enterobacter ludwigii DNA contains the following:
- the glnL gene encoding nitrogen regulation protein NR(II): MATGTLPDAGQILNSLINSILLVDDELAVHYANPAAQQLLAQSSRKLFGTPLPELLSYFSLNIGLMQESLQAGQGFTDNEVTLVIDGRSHILSLTAQRLPEGLILLEMAPMDNQRRLSQEQLQHAQQIAARDLVRGLAHEIKNPLGGLRGAAQLLTKALPDPALAEYTNVIIEQADRLRNLVDRLLGPQQPGMHVSESIHKVAERVVKLVSMELPENVTLVRDYDPSLPELAHDPDQIEQVLLNIVRNALQALGPEGGEIILRTRTAFQLTLHGVRYRLAARIDVEDNGPGIPSHLQDTLFYPMVSGREGGTGLGLSIARSLIDQHSGKIEFTSWPGHTEFSVFLPIKK, translated from the coding sequence ATGGCAACTGGCACGCTGCCCGATGCTGGGCAGATCCTCAATTCTTTGATTAACAGTATTTTGCTGGTCGACGACGAGCTGGCCGTACATTACGCCAACCCGGCGGCGCAGCAGCTGCTCGCCCAGAGCTCACGCAAACTGTTTGGCACCCCGCTTCCGGAATTATTGAGCTATTTCTCGCTGAATATTGGCCTGATGCAGGAAAGTCTGCAGGCCGGTCAGGGCTTTACCGATAACGAAGTCACGCTGGTGATCGACGGGCGCTCACATATTTTATCGCTTACCGCACAACGGCTTCCTGAAGGGCTGATCCTGCTTGAAATGGCGCCGATGGATAATCAGCGCCGCCTGAGCCAGGAACAACTTCAGCATGCCCAGCAAATTGCCGCCCGTGACCTGGTGCGAGGCCTGGCGCATGAAATCAAGAACCCGCTGGGTGGCTTACGCGGTGCGGCACAACTCCTGACCAAAGCGCTGCCCGACCCTGCGCTGGCGGAGTACACCAACGTCATCATTGAGCAGGCAGACCGCCTGCGTAACCTGGTTGACCGTCTGCTCGGGCCGCAACAGCCCGGCATGCATGTCTCAGAAAGTATTCATAAAGTGGCTGAGCGGGTTGTGAAACTCGTCTCAATGGAGCTGCCGGAGAACGTCACGCTGGTCCGTGATTACGACCCAAGCCTGCCGGAACTGGCGCATGACCCGGATCAGATTGAGCAGGTCTTGCTGAATATTGTGCGTAATGCCCTGCAGGCACTGGGGCCGGAAGGGGGCGAAATTATTTTGCGCACCCGCACCGCGTTCCAGCTCACACTGCACGGCGTGCGCTATCGTCTGGCTGCTCGCATCGACGTTGAGGACAACGGGCCGGGTATTCCGTCGCATCTTCAGGACACCCTGTTCTACCCGATGGTCAGCGGTCGCGAAGGCGGTACCGGCCTGGGGTTATCCATTGCCCGTAGTTTGATCGATCAACACTCTGGAAAAATTGAATTTACCAGTTGGCCGGGACATACCGAGTTTTCGGTTTTCCTGCCGATTAAAAAATAA
- the yihA gene encoding ribosome biogenesis GTP-binding protein YihA/YsxC — translation MTTWNYQQTHFVTSAPDIRHLPSDTGIEVAFAGRSNAGKSSALNTLTNQKSLARTSKTPGRTQLINLFEVAEGKRLVDLPGYGYAQVPEEMKIKWQRALGEYLEKRQCLKGLVVLMDIRHPLKDLDQQMIDWAVSSEIAVLVLLTKADKLASGARKAQVNMVREAVLAFNGDVQVEPFSSLKKQGVDKLRQKLDSWFNELEPATEAEEE, via the coding sequence GTGACTACCTGGAACTACCAACAGACGCATTTTGTCACCAGTGCGCCCGATATCCGCCACCTTCCTTCTGATACTGGCATTGAAGTGGCTTTTGCTGGCCGCTCTAACGCGGGCAAATCCAGCGCCCTGAATACGCTGACCAATCAGAAGAGCCTGGCGCGTACCTCAAAAACACCTGGCCGTACTCAGCTGATTAACCTGTTTGAAGTGGCAGAAGGCAAACGCCTGGTCGACTTACCAGGATATGGTTACGCGCAAGTACCGGAAGAGATGAAGATCAAATGGCAGCGCGCGCTGGGTGAATACCTGGAAAAACGCCAGTGCCTGAAAGGTCTGGTGGTGCTGATGGATATCCGCCATCCCCTGAAAGATCTCGATCAGCAGATGATCGACTGGGCTGTCTCAAGTGAGATAGCCGTGCTGGTACTGCTGACTAAAGCGGATAAACTGGCGAGCGGCGCGCGTAAAGCGCAGGTGAATATGGTTCGCGAAGCGGTGCTGGCTTTTAACGGCGACGTACAGGTAGAGCCGTTCTCCTCGCTGAAAAAGCAGGGTGTCGACAAGCTGCGTCAGAAGCTCGATAGCTGGTTCAACGAGCTGGAACCCGCGACGGAAGCGGAAGAAGAGTAA
- the hemN gene encoding oxygen-independent coproporphyrinogen III oxidase, translating to MSVPTIDWDLALIQKYNYSGPRYTSYPTALEFSDSFGEAAFQQAVARYPERPLSLYVHIPFCHKLCYFCGCNKIVTRQQHKADQYLDALEQEILHRAPLFAGRHVSQLHWGGGTPTYLNKAQISRLMTLLRNNFRFNDDAEISIEVDPREIELDVLDHLRAEGFNRLSMGVQDFNKEVQRLVNREQDEEFIFALLNHARDIGFTSTNIDLIYGLPKQTPESFAFTLKRVAELNPDRLSVFNYAHLPTLFAAQRKIKDADLPSAQQKLDILQETIASLTEAGYQFIGMDHFARPDDELAIAQREGVLHRNFQGYTTQGDTDLLGMGVSAISMIGDCYAQNQKELKLYYQQVDDAGNALWRGIALTRDDCIRRDVIKALICNFRLDFSEVETQWELHFSDYFADDLKLLAPLAKDGLVDVSERAIDVTPKGRLLIRNICMCFDAYLRQKARLQQFSRVI from the coding sequence ATGTCTGTACCAACTATCGACTGGGATTTGGCCCTAATCCAGAAATATAACTATTCCGGGCCGCGTTATACGTCATACCCCACCGCGCTGGAGTTCTCCGATAGTTTCGGCGAAGCGGCGTTTCAGCAGGCTGTCGCGCGCTACCCCGAGCGTCCGCTGTCGCTCTATGTCCATATTCCGTTCTGCCACAAGCTCTGCTACTTCTGCGGCTGCAATAAAATCGTTACCCGTCAGCAACATAAAGCCGATCAGTATCTGGATGCGCTGGAGCAGGAGATTCTGCACCGTGCCCCGCTATTTGCCGGCCGTCACGTCAGCCAGCTTCACTGGGGTGGGGGGACGCCAACGTATCTGAATAAAGCGCAGATCAGCCGTTTAATGACGCTCCTGCGCAACAACTTCCGGTTTAACGACGATGCTGAAATCTCGATCGAGGTCGATCCGCGCGAAATTGAGCTGGATGTACTGGATCACTTACGCGCTGAAGGTTTCAATCGCCTGAGCATGGGCGTGCAGGACTTCAACAAAGAGGTGCAGCGGCTGGTGAACCGTGAGCAGGATGAAGAGTTTATCTTTGCCTTACTCAACCACGCCCGCGATATCGGCTTTACGTCGACCAATATCGACCTGATTTACGGCCTGCCTAAGCAAACGCCGGAGAGCTTCGCCTTCACGCTGAAACGCGTGGCCGAACTCAACCCGGACCGCCTGAGCGTCTTTAACTATGCGCATCTGCCGACGCTGTTTGCCGCTCAGCGCAAAATCAAAGATGCCGACCTGCCTTCTGCCCAACAGAAGCTGGATATTCTGCAGGAAACCATCGCCTCGCTGACCGAAGCCGGTTATCAGTTCATCGGCATGGATCACTTTGCTCGTCCGGATGACGAGCTGGCTATTGCCCAGCGCGAAGGCGTACTGCACCGAAATTTCCAGGGCTACACCACCCAGGGCGACACCGATTTGCTGGGGATGGGCGTCTCCGCCATCAGCATGATCGGTGACTGCTACGCGCAGAACCAGAAAGAGCTGAAGCTTTACTATCAGCAGGTAGATGACGCGGGCAACGCTCTGTGGCGCGGTATCGCATTAACGCGCGATGACTGCATCCGTCGTGATGTGATTAAGGCGCTCATCTGTAACTTCCGTCTTGATTTCAGCGAGGTGGAAACGCAGTGGGAACTGCATTTCAGCGATTACTTTGCTGATGACCTGAAGCTGTTAGCGCCTCTGGCAAAAGATGGGCTGGTGGATGTTTCAGAACGTGCAATTGACGTGACACCCAAAGGGCGCCTGTTGATTCGTAATATCTGCATGTGCTTCGACGCCTATCTGCGTCAGAAAGCGCGTCTGCAGCAGTTCTCACGCGTCATTTAA
- the yihI gene encoding Der GTPase-activating protein YihI produces the protein MKKPTSAAGAKRPAKAHRKTREELNQESRDRKRDKKHRGHAAGSRANGGDASGASAKNKQQKDPRIGSKTPVPLGVTDTPVTKQHKPKSEKPMLSPQAELDLLENDERLDALLERLEEGETLTAEEQSWVDAKLDRIDELMQKLGLSYDDDEDEEEDEKQEDMMRLLKGGN, from the coding sequence ATGAAAAAACCGACCTCCGCTGCGGGTGCCAAACGCCCTGCAAAAGCACACCGCAAAACGCGCGAAGAACTGAACCAGGAATCGCGCGATCGCAAACGCGATAAAAAACATCGCGGTCATGCTGCGGGTAGCCGTGCAAACGGTGGTGATGCTTCTGGCGCTTCTGCGAAAAACAAGCAGCAGAAAGACCCACGTATTGGCAGTAAAACACCTGTTCCACTGGGCGTGACAGACACCCCGGTCACTAAGCAGCACAAACCAAAGAGCGAGAAACCTATGCTTTCACCGCAGGCTGAGCTGGATTTGCTGGAGAACGATGAGCGCCTGGACGCGCTGCTGGAACGTCTTGAAGAGGGTGAAACCCTGACCGCCGAAGAGCAGTCATGGGTTGATGCCAAACTGGACCGCATTGATGAGCTGATGCAGAAGCTGGGTCTGTCTTACGACGATGACGAAGATGAAGAAGAAGACGAAAAGCAGGAAGATATGATGCGTCTTCTGAAGGGTGGAAACTAA
- the glnG gene encoding nitrogen regulation protein NR(I) encodes MQRGIVWVVDDDSSIRWVLERALTGAGLSCTTFESGSEVLDALTTKTPDVLLSDIRMPGMDGLALLKQIKQRHPMLPVIIMTAHSDLDAAVSAYQQGAFDYLPKPFDIDEAVALVERAISHYQEQQQPRHTPDFGPTTDIIGEAPAMQDVFRIIGRLSRSSISVLINGESGTGKELVAHALHRHSPRAKAPFIALNMAAIPKDLIESELFGHEKGAFTGANTIRQGRFEQADGGTLFLDEIGDMPLDVQTRLLRVLADGQFYRVGGYAPVKVDVRIIAATHQNLEQRVQEGKFREDLFHRLNVIRVHLPPLRERREDIPRLARHFLQVAARELGVEAKQLHPETDAALTRLAWPGNVRQLENTCRWLTVMAAGQEVLIQDLPAELFEATAPESSTGHALPDSWATLLAQWADRALRSGHQNLLSEAQPEMERTLLTTALRHTQGHKQEAARLLGWGRNTLTRKLKELGME; translated from the coding sequence ATGCAACGAGGGATAGTCTGGGTAGTCGATGACGATAGCTCCATCCGTTGGGTGCTTGAACGCGCGCTCACAGGGGCAGGATTAAGCTGCACGACGTTTGAGAGCGGCAGCGAAGTGCTCGACGCACTCACCACCAAAACGCCGGATGTGCTGCTTTCGGATATTCGCATGCCGGGAATGGACGGGCTGGCGCTTTTAAAGCAGATCAAACAACGCCATCCTATGCTTCCGGTCATCATAATGACGGCGCATTCCGACCTGGACGCCGCGGTGAGCGCCTATCAGCAAGGGGCGTTCGATTACCTGCCCAAACCGTTTGATATTGACGAAGCGGTCGCCCTGGTTGAGCGCGCGATCAGCCACTACCAGGAGCAGCAACAGCCTCGTCACACGCCTGACTTCGGGCCCACGACGGACATCATTGGCGAAGCGCCGGCCATGCAGGATGTGTTTCGTATCATTGGCCGTCTGTCACGCTCGTCCATCAGCGTACTGATTAATGGCGAATCGGGAACCGGTAAAGAGCTGGTAGCGCATGCCTTACATCGCCACAGCCCGCGGGCAAAAGCACCGTTTATCGCTCTAAATATGGCAGCCATCCCAAAGGATTTAATTGAATCCGAACTGTTTGGCCATGAGAAAGGGGCTTTTACTGGCGCGAATACCATTCGCCAGGGTCGCTTCGAGCAGGCTGACGGTGGAACACTCTTCCTGGATGAAATCGGCGATATGCCGCTGGATGTCCAGACCCGTCTGCTGCGCGTGTTGGCCGACGGACAGTTTTATCGCGTAGGTGGCTATGCGCCGGTGAAGGTTGACGTGCGCATTATTGCCGCGACGCACCAGAATCTGGAGCAGCGCGTCCAGGAAGGTAAATTCCGTGAGGATTTATTCCATCGCCTGAACGTGATCCGCGTTCATTTGCCACCGCTACGTGAACGCCGTGAAGATATTCCCCGCCTGGCGCGTCATTTTCTGCAGGTCGCTGCCCGTGAGCTGGGCGTGGAAGCCAAGCAGTTGCACCCGGAAACCGATGCCGCCCTCACCCGTCTGGCGTGGCCGGGCAACGTGCGTCAGCTGGAAAACACCTGTCGCTGGTTGACCGTAATGGCCGCCGGACAGGAAGTCCTGATTCAGGATTTACCGGCTGAACTGTTTGAAGCGACTGCGCCAGAAAGCAGCACCGGACATGCATTGCCGGACAGCTGGGCGACGCTGCTGGCACAGTGGGCCGATCGCGCGCTGCGTTCCGGTCATCAAAACTTGCTGTCTGAAGCCCAGCCCGAGATGGAGCGCACGCTGTTGACCACCGCACTCCGCCATACACAGGGCCATAAGCAGGAAGCGGCACGCCTGCTGGGATGGGGACGTAATACCCTGACGCGTAAGCTGAAAGAGCTTGGCATGGAGTGA
- a CDS encoding YshB family small membrane protein, whose translation MLETLVNMLSSGAAESHTPQTAVAAVLCAALVGLFS comes from the coding sequence ATGCTGGAAACATTAGTGAATATGCTCTCAAGTGGAGCAGCTGAAAGCCACACGCCACAAACAGCCGTTGCTGCTGTGCTGTGCGCGGCGCTGGTTGGGCTGTTTAGCTAG
- the glnA gene encoding glutamate--ammonia ligase, whose translation MSAEHVLTMLNEHEVKFVDLRFTDTKGKEQHVTIPAHQVNAEFFEEGKMFDGSSIGGWKGINESDMVLMPDASTAVIDPFFEEPTLIIRCDILEPGTLQGYDRDPRSIAKRAEEYLRSTGIADTVLFGPEPEFFLFDDIRFGASISGSHVAIDDIEGAWNSATKYEGGNKGHRPGVKGGYFPVPPVDSAQDIRSTMCLVMEEMGLVVEAHHHEVATAGQNEVATRFNTMTKKADEIQIYKYVVHNVAHRFGKTATFMPKPMFGDNGSGMHCHMSLSKNGTNLFSGDKYAGLSEQALYYIGGVIKHAKAINALANPTTNSYKRLVPGYEAPVMLAYSARNRSASIRIPVVASPKARRIEVRFPDPAANPYLCFAALLMAGLDGIKNKIHPGEAMDKNLYDLPPEEAKEIPQVAGSLEEALQALDADREFLTAGGVFTDDAIDAYIALRTEENDRVRMTPHPVEFELYYSV comes from the coding sequence ATGTCCGCTGAACACGTTTTGACGATGCTGAACGAACATGAAGTGAAGTTTGTTGATCTGCGCTTCACCGATACCAAAGGTAAAGAACAGCACGTCACTATTCCTGCTCATCAGGTAAACGCCGAATTCTTTGAAGAAGGCAAAATGTTTGACGGCTCCTCCATTGGCGGCTGGAAAGGTATCAACGAATCTGACATGGTTCTGATGCCTGACGCTTCCACTGCGGTCATTGATCCGTTCTTCGAAGAACCAACCCTGATCATCCGTTGCGACATCCTCGAGCCAGGCACACTGCAGGGCTACGACCGCGACCCACGCTCCATCGCGAAACGCGCTGAAGAGTACCTGCGTTCAACCGGTATCGCAGACACCGTACTGTTCGGGCCAGAACCAGAATTCTTCCTGTTTGATGACATCCGTTTCGGTGCCTCTATTTCTGGCTCCCACGTTGCCATCGACGATATCGAAGGTGCATGGAACTCCGCCACCAAATACGAAGGTGGTAACAAAGGTCACCGTCCTGGCGTTAAAGGCGGTTACTTCCCGGTTCCTCCGGTCGACTCCGCTCAGGACATCCGTTCCACCATGTGTCTGGTGATGGAAGAGATGGGCCTGGTGGTTGAAGCTCACCACCACGAAGTGGCGACTGCGGGTCAGAACGAAGTGGCAACCCGCTTCAACACCATGACCAAAAAAGCAGACGAAATTCAGATCTACAAATACGTTGTGCACAACGTTGCGCACCGTTTCGGTAAAACCGCGACCTTCATGCCAAAACCAATGTTTGGCGATAACGGTTCCGGTATGCACTGCCACATGTCTCTGTCCAAGAACGGAACCAACCTGTTCTCTGGCGACAAATATGCCGGTCTGTCTGAGCAGGCTCTGTATTACATTGGCGGCGTAATCAAACACGCTAAAGCGATCAACGCCCTGGCGAACCCAACCACTAACTCCTACAAGCGTCTGGTCCCAGGCTACGAAGCACCGGTAATGCTGGCGTACTCTGCGCGTAACCGTTCTGCTTCTATCCGTATCCCTGTGGTAGCGTCTCCTAAAGCGCGTCGTATCGAAGTTCGCTTCCCGGATCCAGCTGCTAACCCATACCTGTGCTTCGCAGCACTGCTGATGGCGGGTCTGGACGGTATCAAGAACAAGATCCACCCAGGCGAAGCCATGGACAAAAACCTGTACGACCTGCCGCCAGAAGAAGCGAAAGAGATCCCACAGGTTGCAGGCTCTCTGGAAGAAGCCCTGCAGGCGCTGGATGCAGACCGCGAGTTCCTGACTGCAGGTGGCGTGTTCACTGACGACGCTATCGATGCTTACATCGCCCTGCGTACTGAAGAGAACGACCGTGTGCGTATGACGCCACACCCGGTTGAGTTCGAACTGTACTACAGCGTTTAA
- the typA gene encoding ribosome-dependent GTPase TypA — MIENLRNIAIIAHVDHGKTTLVDKLLQQSGTFDARAETQERVMDSNDLEKERGITILAKNTAIKWNDYRINIVDTPGHADFGGEVERVMSMVDSVLLVVDAFDGPMPQTRFVTKKAFAHGLKPIVVINKVDRPGARPDWVVDQVFDLFVNLDATDEQLDFPIIYASALNGIAGLDHENMAEDMTPLYQAIVDHVPAPDVDLDGPLQMQISQLDYNNYVGVIGIGRIKRGKVKPNQQVTIIDSEGKTRNGKVGKVLTHLGLERIDSELAEAGDIIAITGLGELNISDTICDPQNVEALPALSVDEPTVTMFFNVNTSPFCGKEGKFVTSRQILDRLNKELVHNVALRVEETQDADAFRVSGRGELHLSVLIENMRREGFEMAVSRPKVIFREIDGRKQEPFENVTLDVEEQHQGSVMQALGERKGDLKNMNPDGKGRVRLDYVIPSRGLIGFRSEFMTMTSGTGLLYSTFSHYDDVRPGEVGQRNNGVLISNGQGKAVAFALFGLQDRGKLFLGHGAEVYEGQIIGIHSRSNDLTVNCLTGKKLTNMRASGTDEATVLVPPIKMTLEQALEFIDDDELVEVTPLSIRIRKRHLTENDRKRAMRGAKEE; from the coding sequence GTGATCGAAAATTTGCGTAACATCGCCATCATCGCGCACGTCGACCATGGTAAAACCACCCTGGTTGATAAGCTGCTGCAGCAGTCCGGTACGTTTGATGCTCGTGCCGAAACTCAAGAGCGTGTGATGGACTCCAACGATTTGGAGAAAGAGCGTGGGATTACTATCCTCGCGAAAAACACCGCTATCAAATGGAATGACTACCGTATCAACATCGTTGATACCCCAGGGCACGCCGACTTCGGTGGTGAAGTTGAGCGCGTGATGTCCATGGTGGATTCCGTGCTGCTGGTGGTTGACGCATTTGACGGCCCAATGCCGCAAACGCGCTTCGTGACCAAAAAAGCATTTGCCCATGGCCTGAAACCTATTGTTGTTATCAACAAGGTTGACCGTCCGGGCGCGCGTCCTGACTGGGTTGTTGATCAGGTGTTCGACCTGTTCGTTAACCTCGACGCGACCGACGAGCAGCTGGACTTCCCTATCATTTACGCTTCGGCGCTGAATGGTATCGCGGGTCTGGATCACGAAAATATGGCGGAAGACATGACTCCGCTGTATCAGGCGATTGTCGATCACGTACCGGCTCCGGATGTTGATCTTGATGGTCCGCTGCAGATGCAGATCTCCCAGCTGGACTACAACAACTACGTTGGCGTTATCGGTATCGGCCGCATCAAACGCGGTAAAGTGAAGCCGAACCAGCAGGTTACTATCATCGATAGCGAAGGCAAAACCCGTAACGGTAAAGTGGGCAAAGTGCTGACTCACCTGGGTCTGGAGCGTATCGACAGCGAACTGGCTGAAGCGGGCGACATCATCGCGATTACCGGTCTGGGCGAGCTGAACATCTCTGACACCATCTGCGATCCGCAGAATGTGGAAGCGCTGCCAGCCCTGTCTGTTGATGAGCCAACGGTAACCATGTTCTTCAACGTCAACACCTCTCCGTTCTGTGGCAAAGAAGGTAAATTCGTTACCTCTCGTCAGATCCTTGACCGCCTGAACAAAGAGCTGGTGCACAACGTTGCGCTGCGCGTTGAAGAAACTCAGGATGCTGACGCATTCCGCGTTTCTGGTCGTGGTGAGCTGCACCTGTCTGTTCTGATCGAAAACATGCGTCGTGAAGGTTTCGAAATGGCGGTTTCCCGTCCGAAAGTTATCTTCCGCGAAATCGACGGCCGTAAACAAGAGCCGTTCGAGAACGTAACGCTGGACGTTGAAGAGCAGCATCAGGGTTCTGTTATGCAGGCTCTGGGTGAGCGTAAAGGCGACCTGAAAAACATGAATCCAGATGGCAAAGGCCGCGTACGTCTCGACTACGTGATCCCAAGCCGTGGTCTGATCGGTTTCCGTTCAGAGTTCATGACCATGACGTCCGGTACCGGTCTGCTGTACTCCACCTTCAGCCACTACGACGACGTGCGTCCGGGTGAAGTTGGTCAGCGTAACAACGGCGTTCTGATCTCCAACGGTCAGGGTAAAGCGGTTGCGTTTGCGCTGTTCGGTCTGCAGGATCGCGGTAAGCTGTTCCTGGGTCACGGTGCTGAAGTTTATGAAGGCCAGATCATCGGTATTCACAGTCGTTCTAACGACCTGACTGTAAACTGCCTGACCGGTAAGAAACTGACCAACATGCGTGCGTCCGGGACTGACGAAGCAACGGTTCTGGTTCCACCGATCAAGATGACCCTGGAGCAAGCTCTGGAGTTCATCGATGACGACGAACTGGTAGAAGTGACCCCACTGTCTATCCGTATCCGTAAACGTCACCTGACCGAGAACGATCGTAAACGTGCAATGCGCGGTGCGAAAGAAGAGTAA